A genomic stretch from Erwinia sp. E_sp_B01_1 includes:
- the proC gene encoding pyrroline-5-carboxylate reductase: MEKKIGFIGCGNMSKAIIGGLVSAGQVKPENIWVYDHKPATNEAMQKQYGITPAASAEEVAKQADILFGAVKPAVILNVLREISGSLNKETVVVSIAAGVTLDALATVLGHDRKLVRVMPNTPALVKEGMTSVTPNVLVTKEEADEIVAIFNGFGKAALVPEYMIHAVVGVSGSAPAYVFMFIEAMADAAVLGGMPRAQAYQFAAQAVKGSAQMVLETGKHPGELKDMVCSPGGTTIEAVKVLEEKGFRAAVMEAMQQCMAKSERMSKS, encoded by the coding sequence ATGGAGAAGAAAATCGGCTTCATTGGCTGCGGCAATATGTCTAAAGCCATCATCGGCGGACTGGTGTCAGCCGGTCAGGTCAAACCCGAAAATATCTGGGTATACGACCATAAGCCAGCCACCAATGAGGCGATGCAGAAGCAGTACGGCATCACCCCCGCAGCCAGTGCGGAAGAAGTGGCTAAGCAGGCAGATATTCTGTTTGGTGCGGTCAAGCCTGCCGTCATTCTGAATGTGTTGAGAGAGATCTCAGGCAGCCTGAATAAAGAGACGGTGGTAGTGTCTATTGCCGCAGGCGTGACGCTGGACGCTCTGGCTACCGTATTAGGACACGATCGCAAACTGGTGCGTGTGATGCCTAATACGCCCGCGCTGGTCAAGGAAGGCATGACTTCAGTCACCCCTAACGTGCTGGTGACAAAAGAAGAAGCCGACGAGATCGTCGCCATCTTTAACGGCTTTGGCAAAGCGGCACTGGTTCCGGAATATATGATCCATGCCGTGGTGGGCGTCAGCGGTTCCGCGCCCGCTTATGTATTCATGTTTATCGAAGCGATGGCGGATGCTGCGGTGCTGGGCGGTATGCCGCGCGCGCAGGCCTATCAGTTTGCAGCACAGGCTGTGAAAGGGTCTGCTCAGATGGTGCTGGAAACCGGTAAACACCCTGGCGAACTGAAAGATATGGTCTGTTCACCGGGTGGCACCACTATTGAAGCGGTGAAAGTGCTGGAGGAAAAAGGCTTCCGCGCCGCAGTGATGGAGGCTATGCAGCAGTGTATGGCGAAATCCGAGCGGATGAGCAAAAGCTGA
- a CDS encoding YetF domain-containing protein produces the protein METVLRAVSMYLLLMVVLKVAGRRTLLEMTSFDLILLLIISEATQQALLGNDFSVTGASLTIITLIVVDILFGMLKSRFPRLDMLIDGTSLILVENGRMLPERARRAGISQDDIMNSARSTAGLERLDQIKFAILEKNGKISIIPVSN, from the coding sequence ATGGAAACAGTATTACGTGCTGTCAGTATGTATCTGTTGCTGATGGTGGTGCTGAAAGTGGCCGGAAGGCGCACATTGCTGGAAATGACCTCATTTGATCTGATCCTGCTGCTGATCATCAGTGAAGCCACACAACAGGCGCTGTTAGGCAATGATTTTTCCGTTACCGGTGCTTCGCTGACCATCATTACGCTGATCGTAGTGGATATCCTGTTTGGCATGCTGAAGTCCCGCTTTCCCCGCCTGGATATGTTGATTGACGGCACCTCACTGATTCTGGTGGAAAATGGCCGGATGCTGCCGGAAAGAGCGCGCCGGGCGGGAATATCTCAGGATGACATTATGAATTCTGCGCGCAGTACAGCAGGGCTGGAGCGTCTGGATCAGATTAAATTTGCCATTCTCGAAAAGAACGGCAAGATCTCTATCATTCCAGTCTCAAATTAA
- a CDS encoding YaiI/YqxD family protein: MPIWVDADACPKVIKEVLYRAADREQMQVTLVANQPLSVPPSRFITTLRVAAGFDVADNEIVRRAGVGDLVVTADIPLAAEVMEKGAVALNPRGERYSDDTIRQRLNIRDFMDTMRASGVQTGGPAVLNQRDRQQFANELDKWLQSQRKK; this comes from the coding sequence ATGCCAATCTGGGTGGATGCCGATGCGTGCCCGAAAGTGATCAAAGAAGTGCTTTACCGTGCTGCCGACCGTGAGCAGATGCAGGTTACGCTGGTGGCGAATCAGCCGCTGAGCGTGCCGCCTTCCCGGTTTATTACCACGCTGCGCGTCGCCGCTGGCTTTGATGTGGCGGACAACGAAATTGTTCGTCGTGCCGGAGTGGGCGATCTGGTCGTTACGGCGGATATTCCGCTGGCGGCGGAAGTGATGGAGAAGGGCGCAGTCGCGCTGAATCCGCGCGGTGAACGTTACAGTGACGATACCATTCGCCAGAGACTGAATATCCGAGACTTTATGGATACGATGCGTGCCAGTGGCGTACAAACTGGTGGCCCTGCCGTGCTGAATCAGCGCGACCGTCAGCAGTTTGCCAATGAGCTGGATAAGTGGCTGCAAAGCCAGCGCAAGAAATAA
- a CDS encoding DUF2076 domain-containing protein yields the protein MQSEEQRLIESLFGRLKQAETQSGPRDAAAEKLIQQQLQQQPGAPYYMAQSILIQEAALKQLNNRVSELEARLAQQQQPQQSSGGFLSGLFGGGNQRQQPPAQPQQSPWNSAPQQQQPGYAPAPAQAAAPSATRGFLGGALQTAVGVAGGVVMADMLTSMFHHSQPEEIVNIINEPAMPQENFDNNLDTFNGNDGQNAGFQQENGNDYSDFGSDGFDNDSFGDDDSFL from the coding sequence ATGCAGAGCGAAGAACAAAGATTAATTGAAAGCCTGTTTGGCCGTTTGAAACAGGCTGAAACTCAGTCAGGCCCGCGTGATGCGGCCGCAGAAAAGTTGATCCAGCAGCAGCTACAGCAACAACCGGGCGCGCCTTACTATATGGCGCAGTCGATTCTGATTCAGGAAGCGGCGTTAAAGCAACTCAACAACCGGGTGAGTGAACTGGAAGCCCGGCTGGCTCAGCAGCAACAGCCCCAGCAGAGCAGCGGCGGTTTTCTCTCCGGCCTGTTTGGCGGTGGAAATCAGCGTCAGCAGCCGCCTGCTCAGCCTCAGCAATCCCCGTGGAACAGCGCGCCCCAGCAGCAACAGCCGGGCTACGCGCCAGCACCTGCTCAGGCTGCAGCGCCTTCAGCCACTCGTGGCTTCCTGGGCGGTGCGTTGCAGACGGCGGTAGGTGTGGCAGGCGGTGTAGTCATGGCCGATATGCTGACCAGCATGTTCCACCATTCGCAGCCGGAAGAGATCGTCAATATTATCAATGAGCCCGCGATGCCGCAGGAGAACTTTGATAATAATCTGGACACCTTTAACGGTAATGATGGCCAGAATGCCGGCTTCCAGCAGGAGAACGGCAACGATTACAGTGATTTTGGCAGCGATGGCTTCGATAACGACAGCTTTGGTGATGACGACAGCTTCCTCTGA
- the aroL gene encoding shikimate kinase AroL has translation MSLPLYLIGARGCGKTTVGQALAVASGYAFSDTDRHLQLTTQRTVADIVSAEGWEGFRQRETHSLKAVTAPATVVATGGGMVLAAENRAFMRENGRVIYLKADAAVLASRLEAYPEEDQRPTLTGRPIADEMVEVLAARDALYQQTAHYVINAMQRPEKVVEEIIALLSLARAS, from the coding sequence ATGTCGTTACCCCTTTACCTGATCGGCGCGCGCGGCTGTGGGAAAACCACCGTGGGCCAGGCGCTGGCTGTGGCTTCAGGTTATGCCTTCAGTGACACCGATCGCCATCTTCAGCTCACCACGCAGCGAACCGTCGCTGATATCGTGTCTGCCGAAGGCTGGGAAGGGTTCCGTCAGCGTGAAACACACTCCCTGAAAGCCGTGACGGCTCCCGCCACGGTGGTTGCCACCGGAGGCGGCATGGTGCTGGCAGCAGAAAACCGTGCCTTTATGCGTGAAAATGGTCGGGTTATCTATCTCAAAGCCGATGCCGCAGTGCTGGCCTCCCGTCTTGAGGCTTATCCTGAAGAGGATCAACGCCCCACGCTGACAGGCCGTCCGATAGCGGATGAAATGGTTGAAGTGCTTGCCGCCCGCGACGCCCTTTATCAGCAGACTGCGCACTACGTGATCAATGCGATGCAGCGTCCGGAAAAAGTGGTTGAAGAGATTATTGCGCTACTCTCGCTGGCCCGCGCCAGCTGA
- a CDS encoding YaiA family protein, whose amino-acid sequence MAGKPPYPREARVVAIEKGSTDKTVTWYELRADHPRPDTLISEHETEQEAQDAKERYEDKDKE is encoded by the coding sequence ATGGCAGGTAAACCGCCGTATCCGCGTGAAGCACGTGTTGTAGCGATTGAAAAAGGGTCCACTGACAAGACCGTGACCTGGTATGAACTCCGTGCCGACCATCCAAGGCCTGACACCCTGATAAGCGAGCACGAAACGGAACAGGAAGCTCAGGACGCTAAAGAGCGTTATGAAGACAAAGATAAAGAGTGA
- a CDS encoding AroM family protein — translation MKHLLATLTLGRGTRSDLLPLLREHLPEENITHIGLLDGLSTREIERLYSSVGAEKVVMTRLEDGTHVVLSAAKVEEALQKQIVELERQGYETILMLCSGQYKNLFTDSAILLEPYRILPPLVDAITGGHQVGIVVAREEYIAEQAYKWQKLAQKPHFAVASPWHTSDDQLIDAALLLQEQGADVVVLDCLGYHQRHRDFLQKLLGIPVLLSNVLIARLAAELLV, via the coding sequence ATGAAACATTTACTGGCAACACTTACCCTTGGCAGGGGAACACGCAGCGATCTCCTTCCGCTTCTGCGGGAACATCTTCCCGAAGAAAATATCACCCATATCGGACTTCTGGACGGGCTTTCAACACGGGAGATCGAACGTCTTTACTCCTCAGTCGGCGCTGAAAAAGTGGTGATGACCCGTCTGGAGGACGGCACGCACGTCGTGCTCTCCGCCGCTAAAGTGGAAGAGGCGCTGCAAAAACAGATTGTCGAACTTGAACGTCAGGGCTACGAGACTATCCTGATGTTGTGCAGCGGACAGTATAAAAATCTGTTCACTGACAGCGCCATCCTGCTGGAGCCTTACCGTATTTTGCCGCCGCTGGTGGATGCAATTACCGGCGGGCATCAGGTAGGCATTGTGGTGGCAAGAGAGGAGTATATTGCGGAGCAGGCTTATAAATGGCAAAAACTGGCGCAGAAGCCTCACTTTGCGGTCGCCAGCCCCTGGCATACCAGCGATGATCAACTGATTGATGCGGCGCTGCTGTTACAGGAGCAGGGCGCAGATGTCGTGGTGCTGGATTGCCTGGGATATCATCAGCGGCATCGTGATTTTTTACAGAAATTGTTGGGAATCCCCGTGCTGCTGTCCAACGTGCTGATAGCCAGACTGGCAGCGGAACTGCTTGTGTAA
- the ppnP gene encoding pyrimidine/purine nucleoside phosphorylase: MLNVSEYFDGKVKSIGFESASTGRASVGVMAEGEYTFGTGQAEEMTVVSGTLKVLLPGEVEWKHYEPGQVFNVPAHSEFHLQVAEPSSYLCRYLKD; encoded by the coding sequence ATGCTCAACGTCAGTGAGTACTTCGACGGAAAAGTGAAATCAATTGGTTTCGAGAGTGCCAGTACCGGGCGCGCCAGCGTGGGCGTGATGGCGGAAGGCGAATATACGTTTGGCACAGGCCAGGCGGAAGAGATGACCGTGGTCAGCGGAACGCTGAAAGTGTTGTTGCCAGGTGAAGTGGAGTGGAAACATTACGAGCCGGGCCAGGTGTTCAACGTGCCTGCCCACAGCGAGTTTCACCTCCAGGTGGCAGAGCCTTCTTCTTACCTTTGCCGCTATCTGAAAGATTAA